From one Ammospiza caudacuta isolate bAmmCau1 chromosome 8, bAmmCau1.pri, whole genome shotgun sequence genomic stretch:
- the GALNT5 gene encoding polypeptide N-acetylgalactosaminyltransferase 5 yields MDITLAPRDPRAPGQFGHPVAVPDDKQEEAKSRWKEGNFNAYLSDLIPVDRAIADTRPAGCSEQQVHDDLPSTSVIMCFVDEVWSALLRSVHSVLSRSPPRLLEEIILVDDCSSKEYLKEQLDAYMSRFPKVKVLHLRERHGLIRARLAGAEIATGAVLTFLDSHVECNVGWLEPLLERVRLRRTKVACPVIEVISDRDMSYMTVDNFQRGIFTWPMNFGWRQIPQEVIEKNKIKETDIIRCPVMAGGLFSIDKKYFSELGMYDPGLDVWGGENMEISFKVWMCGGEIEIVPCSRVGHIFRNDNPYSFPKDRVRTVERNLARVAEVWLDEYKELFYGHAYHLLHSVDVGDLSRQIQLRQRLRCKTFRWYLHNVYPDLEAPLVKASGQLVNAALAGCIAVQGTSLAFEECDANSTNQKFNYTWLRLIQHGELCLAPAGVLGAVGLRPCQGRNRSLAWLHRALASVQPGLVSDAAGMLQ; encoded by the exons ATGGATATAACACTCGCCCCGAGAGACCCCCGAGCTCCCGGCCAGTTTGGACACCCTGTTGCTGTGCCTGATGACAAACAAGAAGAAGCAAAAAGTAGGTGGAAAGAAGGAAACTTCAATGCCTACCTCAGCGACCTGATCCCTGTGGATCGAGCCATTGCCGACACCAGGCCTGCCGG gtgctctgagcagcaggtGCACGATGACCTGCCCAGCACCAGCGTCATCATGTGCTTTGTGGACGAGGTGTGGTCGGCGCTGCTGCGCTCGGTGCACAGCGTGCTCAGCCGCTCGCCCCCGCGCCTCCTCGAGGAGATCATCCTGGTGGACGACTGCAGCTCCAAGG AGTacctgaaggagcagctggacGCGTACATGTCGCGCTTCCCCAAGGTGAAGGTGCTGCACCTCCGCGAGAGGCACGGCCTGATCCGGGCCAGGCTGGCCGGAGCTGAGATCGCCACAG gcgCTGTGCTCACCTTCCTGGACTCGCACGTGGAGTGCAACGTGGGCTGGCTGGAGCCGCTGCTGGAGCGCGTCCGCCTGCGCCGCACCAAGGTGGCCTGCCCCGTCATCGAGGTCATCAGCGACAGGGACATGAG TTACATGACCGTGGACAACTTCCAGCGGGGGATTTTTACTTGGCCAATGAATTTCGGATGGAGGCAGATTCCACAGGAGGTCATTGAGAAAAATAAGATCAAGGAAACTGATATAATAAG gtgccccgTGATGGCAGGTGGCCTGTTCTCCATCGACAAGAAGTATTTCTCTGAGCTGGGAATGTACGACCCAGGACTGGATGTCTGGGGAGGGGAAAACATGGAGATTTCATTCAAG GTGTGGATGTGCGGAGGGGAGATCGAGATAGTGCCGTGCTCCAGGGTCGGGCACATTTTCAGGAATGACAATCCCTACTCCTTCCCCAAAGACCGGGTGAGGACGGTGGAGAGGAACCTGGCGCGGGTGGCCGAGGTGTGGCTGGACGAGTACAAGGAGCTGTTCTACGGCCATGCCTACCACCTGCTGCACAGCGTGGACGTGGGCGACCTGAGCCGGCAGATCCAGCTGCGGCAGAGGCTGCGCTGCAAAACCTTCCGCTGGTACCTGCACAACGTGTACCCCGACCTGGAGGCTCCCCTGGTCAAGGCCAGTGGGCAG CTCGTTAACGCGGCCCTGGCGGGGTGCATCGCTGTGCAAGGCACCAGCCTGGCTTTTGAGGAGTGTGATGCTAACAGCACG AACCAGAAGTTCAACTACACCTGGCTGAGGCTGATCCAGCAcggggagctgtgcctggcacccGCGGGCGTGCTGGGAGCCGTGGGGCTGCGCCCGTGCCAGGGCAGGAACcgcagcctggcctggctccaCAGGGCCCTGGCCAGCGTGCAGCCCGGGCTGGTGAGTGatgctgcagggatgctgcagtga
- the ERMN gene encoding ermin: protein MTEEAPAAATMPACNGSLPPPGNDGPLQGIGGLQETAKSLGTVPYANAETSPDASPEQENLEENRNSLPEVATPENFAGEQRCQEKREENAGTPQRGPADIQDTGTNGQGSGEGPGGTAGTGTAGTSTAGTAGWEAPESPAGSAEPRGNAGREAEEDEEDEDDTEEDEVQVIEMKKESSAAPRPQQRDKPPSPPGSPGCNSPLEKAGEPPGPGKKNDISRHSYSRYNTISYRRIRKGNTKQRIDEFESMMHL from the exons ATGACAGAAGAGGCGCCCGCAGCTGCCACCATGCCGGCGTGCAACGGGAGCCTTCCCCCGCCGGGGAACGACGGCCCGCTCCAGGGCATCGGCGGCCTCCAAGAAACTGCAAAATCTCTGGGAACAGTCCCGTACGCAAATGCTGAAACGAGCCCTGACGCTTCACCTGAACAGGAAAATCTGGAGGAAAATAGAAATTCACTGCCGGAGGTCGCCACTCCTGAGAATTTTGCTGGAGAGCAGCGATGCCAAG AAAAGCGAGAGGAGAACGCTGGGACACCGCAGCGGGGACCAGCGGATATCCAGGACACAGGGACCAATGGCCAGGGATCAGGGGAAG GGCCGGGTGGCACGGCGGGGACCGGCACGGCGGGGACAAGCACGGCTGGGACGG CCGGCTGGGAGGCACCGGAGAGCCCGGCGGGCAGCGCCGAGCCCCGAGGGAACGCGGGCCGGGAGGcggaggaggatgaggaggacgAGGATGACACGGAAGAGGACGAGGTGCAGGTGATCGAGATGAAGAAGGAGAGCAGCGCGGCGCCCCGGCCGCAGCAGCGGGACAAGCCGCCCTCGcccccgggcagccccggctgcaACTCCCCGCTGGAGAAGGCGGGGGAGCCGCCCGGGCCGGGCAAGAAGAACGACATCTCCCGACACAGCTACTCCCGGTACAACACAATCTCCTACCGGAGGATCCGCAAAGGAAACACCAAACAGCGCATCGACGAGTTCGAGTCCATGATGCACTTGTGA